Within Thalassotalea euphylliae, the genomic segment CCTGTTTTGAAGTAAATATTTTGCCGGGTTCTTTTACAGCGTCTTTTAATAATTCCAACTGAGCACGTTTAAGTTTCTTGGACAGTGGGCTTTTTTCAATCCATTCCATGAACTGATAAAACTCACTTTTCTTAGCTTCAATATGGTTTTGAAGAGCGTCTACAGCCTTTCTAACAATTTCTGTTTGATGATAAATAAAATAAGTTAAATCTAAGTCATCTGTCTCCGTATAAATATATGCAGTATCGTAATCACTTCTTTTTTCTTGTATTAGTTTACTAATAGAAACGTATTCAAAAAGCCAATACCCACTTCTTAACATAAACCAATAAAACAATGCTCTCGCTGTTCTACCATTTCCGTCACCAAAAGGGTGGATAAAACCTATCATAAAGTGAAGTATGATAGCTTTCACAAGAGGATGAATGAAACTATCACTGTTTTCACCGTCATTACATTGGTTTGCAAATTCACATAGAAGAGTTAGCCGTTCTTTTAAAGATTTATAGCAAGGAGGTTCATGCGCGATTTCGTTATACATATCTTTAACTGTAATATCGTTATCGTTACGAATTTCACCAGGTATTGCATTATTATCAATTGCATTGTGTGTAGCTATTTCATGGAGTTCCAATAACAAAGCTATACTTAATTCTTCATCTTTTCTTTCAACTACCTTTTTCATCAGCAGATAATTATTAAATATCATTTGTTCTGACTTGTCAGAGGGTTTTCTATTATTCTCCAACATGTCTTTTGCCACTTTTCTTGTGGTGGATGCTCCTTCGAGTTGTGATGATGTTATCGCTTCTTCCATCATCAAGTTCTTTACTAAATACCGATCTTTTTCTCGTGCAGTAATAAATGAACCATCACCAATTGAATGACCACCACCAGTTAATTTATCAATATGATGTAGCTGAGAGAATAATGAGTCAGGCACACAATAACTAAATAATTCTCTTTCTTTTTTTCCTTGTAAGGCCTCT encodes:
- a CDS encoding Fic family protein, giving the protein MARIRTPIPFNKLMEETLPQNFIHLLAKYKATDPKGNYLHWDKFKWKVEKGDDETAAWIATKLSRKTITKYIEALQGKKERELFSYCVPDSLFSQLHHIDKLTGGGHSIGDGSFITAREKDRYLVKNLMMEEAITSSQLEGASTTRKVAKDMLENNRKPSDKSEQMIFNNYLLMKKVVERKDEELSIALLLELHEIATHNAIDNNAIPGEIRNDNDITVKDMYNEIAHEPPCYKSLKERLTLLCEFANQCNDGENSDSFIHPLVKAIILHFMIGFIHPFGDGNGRTARALFYWFMLRSGYWLFEYVSISKLIQEKRSDYDTAYIYTETDDLDLTYFIYHQTEIVRKAVDALQNHIEAKKSEFYQFMEWIEKSPLSKKLKRAQLELLKDAVKEPGKIFTSKQVSTDFDINEGTARTYLNGLVDEDLLISTKSKKGKTILYLAPQGLRDKLKI